The following coding sequences are from one Triticum aestivum cultivar Chinese Spring chromosome 5A, IWGSC CS RefSeq v2.1, whole genome shotgun sequence window:
- the LOC123102200 gene encoding uncharacterized protein produces the protein MADLGLWNQGWTWVLSQKHVVAWAHAAAGCGRDRLAFLVDRHWPAVSRACASSSRLLLEALRQWRGCTARGLLALASLGPAAVFVILWSCFVCMTSSACALYALLGLGAVAAVIHYMGYTPGLLIVGLFGIMIMWMYGYFWITGMLLVAGGCMCSLKHARFVIPVLAMYAVYCVAVRVGWLGVFFTLNLSFLTNDLLNKLLQGYEGSTEERPFEEMKDSDPATDAFFRGCEYPPAPESEPETVSSAKPFCAAPTQDVLHVQKEPSPSKIVKSNSTSLDEMKRIMDGLTYYDVLGIPRSKSINLIELKKEYRKLAVLVHPDKNMGNPLACESFKKLQSAFEVLSDLTKKNGYDEQLRKEESRQMTQRSRVVSQPSGVEFLSEESRRIQCTKCGNFHLWICTKRSKAKARWCQDCSQYHVAKDGDGWVENRYSASLKIEIPRAFVCAESKIFDVSEWATCQGMECKPNTHGPTFMVNMVGADRMPQRSHSSRYPFSLDAEMIPEDEFELWLQQALATGVFSDSPKRRKSWSPFKLPQKGIRSWRRSS, from the exons ATGGCGGATTTGGGGCTCTGGAACCAGGGGTGGACGTGGGTCCTCTCCCAGAAGCACGTCGTCGCCTGGGCGCACGCCGCGGCGGGCTGCGGCAGGGACCGCCTCGCCTTCCTCGTCGACCGCCACTGGCCGGCCGTGTCCCGGGCCTGCGCCAGCTCCTCGCGCCTCCTGCTCGAGGCGCTGAGGCAGTGGCGGGGCTGCACGGCGCGGGGCCTCCTCGCGCTCGCCAGCCTCGGCCCCGCCGCCGTCTTCGTCATCCTCTGGAGCTGCTTCGTGTGCATGACCTCCTCGGCCTGCGCCCTCTACGCCCTCCTCGGCCTG GGAGCTGTTGCGGCAGTCATTCACTACATGGGCTATACGCCTGGCCTTCTTATTGTAGGACTGTTTGGAATAATGATTATGTGGATGTATGGCTACTTTTGGATTACCGGCATGCTTCTGGTTGCTGGAG GTTGTATGTGTTCTTTGAAACATGCACGATTTGTCATACCTGTCTTGGCTATGTATGCTGTTTATTGTGTGGCTGTTCGTGTCGGGTGGCTTGGAGTTTTCTTCACGCTGAATCTCTCTTTTCTGACAAATGATCTTCTGAACAAGCTGCTGCAAGGATATGAGGGAAGCACGGAAGAGAGACCATTTGAAGAAATGAAGGATTCTGATCCAGCCACGGATGCCTTCTTTCGTGGCTGTGAATATCCCCCTGCTCCTGAAAGTGAACCAGAGACCGTGTCGTCTGCAAAGCCCTTTTGCGCAGCACCTACCCAAGACGTGTTACATGTACAGAAGGAGCCATCTCCTAGTAAAATAGTGAAATCAAATTCTACTTCGTTGGACGAGATGAAGAGGATAATGGATGGTTTGACCTATTATGATGTTTTGGGCATCCCTCGGAGCAAAAGCATCAATCTGATCGAATTGAAAAAGGAATACAGAAAACTG GCAGTTCTTGTCCATCCTGATAAAAACATGGGGAATCCATTGGCGTGCGAGTCATTCAAGAAGCTTCAGTCAGCTTTTGAG GTACTCTCAGATTTAACGAAGAAAAATGGCTATGATGAACAGCTGAGGAAAGAAGAATCACGGCAAATGACTCAGAGATCACGTGTTGTCTCTCAACCG AGTGGGGTAGAGTTTCTCTCTGAGGAGTCCAGGCGTATACAGTGCACAAAATGTGGTAATTTTCATTTATGGATATGTACCAAGAGAAGCAAAGCAAAAGCAAGATGGTGCCAG GATTGTTCCCAATACCATGTTGCCAAGGACGGAGATGGGTGGGTGGAAAATAGATATTCTGCATCCTTGAAG ATAGAAATACCAAGAGCTTTTGTCTGTGCGGAGAGTAAAATATTTGATGTATCTGAGTGGGCTACTTGCCAG GGAATGGAGTGCAAACCAAACACTCATGGTCCAACTTTTATGGTGAACATGGTTGGTGCGGATAGGATGCCTCAGCGATCTCACAGTTCTCGGTATCCCTTTAGCCTGGACGCCGAGATGATCCCTGAAGACGAATTTGAGCTGTGGCTTCAGCAGGCATTGGCGACGGGCGTCTTCTCTGACAGCCCGAAACGAAGGAAAAGCTGGAGCCCCTTCAAACTGCCTCAGAAAGGGATCAGAAGTTGGCGGCGATCGTCATGA
- the LOC123102201 gene encoding WPP domain-associated protein: MAPAPAAEQPLEHELQQELSGIMIHGYITGLRREFETKLCENHNRISTLSKSCKENLSEVAALRDELTGILTDVTASESSLLPPHSSLEKAEETNSLKMKDDNDIPDFSLLKHLRGEEITTFLKSEWLKLRREHEYELQQTTEELFRLKRHFAKDGAVLPFRKERELELIKSKLLQTISKMDGIISSKEGSGSHYNEDDELCRLKDRIGSLLDENERLRGLLSDKRKEAKQLSAQVVDAQSDVPRHSLSESKLSNQLEDLKIESHLKELLELSILREVFGSYENQIDDHNQEECFLRELLMEKEERLLTMSGDKRKLKYENDQLVSIVGSKLVQHHEEFDLVNDELTMFREKVCEQELLILEFKGEASSMKSCLDEAIQQIHVCKQEIVGLTESLASMSVALEESKEQNALLDATIWEMKRTAAPHTDGHIGDDAGSLEQFTLVSMQKLSKAYSDFESRLTQSMKQNDIRLTRIIRQFNPLVQQVAVLKKKEFWYKQILEIKCSNLEKAEAEVDVLGDEVETLLSVLGKIYIALDHYSPVLKHYPGVTEILNVAHKVLKGESIEQYNTLLKH, translated from the exons atggcgccggcgccggcggctgaACAACCC TTGGAGCATGAGCTGCAACAAGAGCTCTCCGGCATCATGATCCATGGCTACATTACCGGTCTGCGCCGAGAGTTCGAGACGAAGCTATGTGAGAATCACAACCGTATCAGCACACTGAGCAAGAGCTGCAAGGAAAACCTTTCCGAGGTCGCCGCTCTACGAGATGAACTGACCGGCATCCTGACCGATGTGACAGCTTCAGAGTCCAGCCTGCTCCCTCCCCACAGCAGTCTCGAGAAAGCAGAGGAGACGAACTCCCTGAAGATGAAAGATGACAATGACATTCCGGACTTTTCGCTCCTGAAGCACCTGCGCGGCGAAGAGATCACGACGTTTTTGAAGTCTGAATGGCTCAAGCTGCGAAGGGAGCACGAGTATGAACTGCAACAGACGACTGAAGAGCTGTTCAGGCTGAAAAGGCATTTTGCAAAGGATGGCGCTGTGTTGCCTTTTAGGAAAGAGAGAGAGCTTGAGCTCATCAAATCAAAGCTGCTTCAGACTATCTCCAAAATGGATGGCATTATCTCGAGCAAAGAGGGCTCTGGCTCTCattacaatgaggatgatgagctATGCAGATTGAAGGACAGAATTGGTTCTCTGCTCGACGAAAATGAACGTCTCCGAGGTTTGCTGTCTGACAAAAGAAAGGAGGCTAAGCAGCTCTCTGCACAAGTAGTCGATGCACAGAGCGATGTCCCGCGCCACTCGCTCTCCGAGTCAAAACTCAGCAATCAGCTTGAAGACCTGAAGATTGAGAGCCACTTGAAAGAGCTATTGGAACTGTCTATATTAAGAGAAGTTTTTGGCAGTTATGAAAATCAGATTGATGATCACAACCAGGAGGAGTGCTTCCTCAGAGAGTTGCTTATGGAGAAAGAAGAGCGGTTACTTACCATGTCTGGGGATAAACGTAAGCTCAAGTATGAAAATGACCAGCTTGTATCTATTGTAGGATCAAAACTGGTTCAGCATCATGAGGAATTCGACTTGGTTAATGATGAGCTTACGATGTTCAGGGAGAAAGTGTGCGAGCAAGAGCTGCTGATCTTGGAGTTCAAAGGCGAGGCCAGCTCGATGAAGAGCTGTCTGGATGAGGCCATCCAGCAAATCCATGTGTGCAAGCAAGAGATAGTTGGGCTGACTGAAAGCTTAGCTTCCATGTCTGTTGCTTTGGAGGAATCAAAAGAGCAAAATGCCTTGCTCGACGCGACTATCTGGGAAATGAAGAGAACAGCAGCGCCACACACCGACGGTCATATAGGAGATGATGCAGGCTCCCTAGAGCAATTCACCCTTGTTAGTATGCAGAAATTGTCTAAAGCATACAGTGATTTCGAAAGCAGATTAACGCAAAGTATGAAGCAAAATGATATAAG GTTGACTAGAATAATTCGCCAGTTCAACCCACTGGTGCAGCAAGTTGCTGTACTAAAGAAGAAGGAATTCTGGTATAAACAAATACTCGAGATTAAATGCTCGAATCTTGAAAAAGCAGAAGCTGAG GTTGATGTACTTGGCGATGAAGTTGAGACCCTCTTAAGTGTTCTTGGTAAAATCTATATAGCACTTGACCATTACTCTCCTGTCCTGAAGCACTACCCTGGG GTGACCGAGATTCTGAATGTAGCTCATAAGGTGTTGAAAGGAGAAAGTATTGAGCAATACAACACTTTGTTAAAACATTAA
- the LOC123106513 gene encoding uncharacterized protein, with the protein MTDLAAPMNMKRKDVEVVASHGFSIFLDPKRIKLELLPPYGMDGVILDMMEDEEPPAHALTSAPTIVHDKVNIVSGGKSSERPLKNSEEQDAAAATPMDVEAEAQQHQPCRNAPFFSGFF; encoded by the exons ATGACTGACCTTGCGGCGCCGATGAATATGAAGAGGAAGGATGTTGAGGTGGTGGCCAGCcatggcttctccatcttccttgATCCTAAGAGGATCAAACTAGAGCTGCTGCCTCCATATGGCATG GATGGCGTGATTCTCGACATGATGGAAGATGAGGAACCACCGGCACATGCTCTAACTAGTGCACCAACCATTGTCCATGACAAGGTGAACATTGTATCTGGGGGCAAATCTTCAGAGCGACCACTCAAGAACAGTGAAGAACAGGACGCTGCTGCAGCGACGCCGATGGACGTCGAGGCAGAAGCCCAGCAACACCAGCCATGCCGGAATGCTCCTTTCTTTTCGG GTTTCTTCTGA
- the LOC123106514 gene encoding uncharacterized protein, with product MTDLAAPMNMNMKRKDVEVVAGHGFSIFLDPNRIKLQLLPPYGMDGMILDMMEDDDPPARALTPTASAPTIVHDKVNIVSGGKSSEPSLKFSEEQDTAAATPMDVEAEAQQHQPCRNAPFFSG from the exons ATGACTGACCTTGCGGCGCCGATGAATATGAATATGAAGAGGAAGGATGTTGAGGTGGTGGCCGGCcatggcttctccatcttccttgATCCTAATAGGATCAAACTACAGCTGCTGCCTCCATATGGCATG GATGGCATGATTCTCGACATGATGGAAGATGACGATCCACCGGCACGTGCTCTAACTCCTACTGCTAGTGCACCAACCATTGTCCATGACAAGGTGAACATTGTATCTGGGGGCAAATCTTCAGAGCCATCACTCAAGTTCAGTGAAGAACAGGATACTGCTGCAGCGACACCGATGGACGTCGAGGCAGAAGCCCAGCAACACCAGCCATGCCGGAATGCTCCTTTCTTTTCGGGTTAG